A DNA window from Thalassospiraceae bacterium LMO-JJ14 contains the following coding sequences:
- a CDS encoding SDR family NAD(P)-dependent oxidoreductase, with amino-acid sequence MAIQPYRCILITGASSGIGAAVARQLAAPGVLIAITGRNAERLQAVAADLKEKGADTMAHVADVTDRTAMSALVADIEARWPLDLVFANAGISSSAGAGEGDDEMTHDVFAINLTGVLNTVLPALTAMRARAKGQIAIVSSIAGFRGMPTAPAYSASKVALKAWGEAIRPQLKHDGIDLSMIYPGFVESRITDANDFSMPFLMPAAKAAEIIADGLYRRKKTIAFPWQMVWIMRILTTLPGPVYNAILSRAPRKSV; translated from the coding sequence ATGGCTATCCAACCGTATCGTTGCATCCTCATCACCGGCGCCAGCAGCGGCATCGGCGCCGCCGTCGCCCGCCAACTCGCCGCCCCGGGCGTGCTGATCGCGATTACCGGGCGGAACGCCGAACGACTTCAGGCCGTTGCAGCCGACCTGAAGGAAAAAGGCGCCGACACGATGGCGCACGTGGCGGATGTCACCGACCGCACGGCAATGTCTGCCCTCGTCGCGGATATCGAAGCACGCTGGCCGCTCGATCTGGTGTTTGCCAATGCCGGTATTTCCAGCAGTGCGGGCGCAGGCGAAGGTGACGACGAAATGACGCACGATGTGTTTGCCATCAATCTTACCGGCGTCTTGAACACGGTATTGCCCGCGCTGACGGCCATGCGTGCGCGAGCCAAAGGACAGATTGCCATTGTCAGTTCCATTGCCGGGTTTCGCGGCATGCCGACAGCGCCGGCTTATTCCGCGAGCAAAGTCGCCCTGAAAGCCTGGGGGGAAGCCATCCGCCCGCAATTGAAACATGACGGCATTGACCTCAGCATGATTTATCCGGGCTTCGTCGAAAGCCGCATCACCGATGCCAACGATTTTTCGATGCCGTTCCTGATGCCTGCCGCAAAAGCCGCCGAGATCATTGCCGACGGTCTATACCGGCGCAAAAAGACGATTGCCTTTCCGTGGCAGATGGTTTGGATAATGCGGATCCTGACAACTTTGCCGGGGCCGGTTTACAACGCGATCCTCAGCAGGGCCCCCAGAAAATCCGTCTGA
- the mltG gene encoding endolytic transglycosylase MltG, protein MMRRLLILFAILIVLAGMTGGAGFLWLQSAYNASTQTQNEKIIVIERGSSVASIARQLQSLGLIRFARVFRLGVRLLSDNKPLQAGEYRIPAQASASAIAEILKSGAQVVHKLTIAEGLTSIEIVDLLSDEPLLKGEVRGIPKEGTLLPETYHFHRGETRAEIIRRMGDALEEVLDEFWDGRADGLPFASPEEAVILASIVEKETAVEAERSLVAGVFINRLKKGMRLQSDPTVVYGITNGAGPLGRPLSRADLNAKTAYNTYQIGGMPPTAIANPGRASIAAVLNPATTDALYFVADGSGGHAFAATLEEHNRNVRAWRKLQRAN, encoded by the coding sequence ATGATGCGCCGTCTTCTTATCCTGTTTGCGATTTTGATCGTCCTTGCCGGGATGACCGGCGGGGCAGGCTTTTTGTGGCTGCAATCCGCGTATAACGCATCCACGCAAACCCAGAATGAAAAAATCATCGTCATCGAGCGTGGCAGCTCGGTGGCGTCGATTGCCCGGCAGTTACAGAGCCTGGGGCTGATCCGCTTTGCCCGTGTCTTCCGTTTAGGTGTCCGTCTGCTTTCCGACAATAAACCGTTACAGGCCGGCGAGTACCGGATTCCGGCGCAAGCAAGCGCATCGGCGATTGCCGAAATCCTGAAATCGGGTGCCCAGGTGGTTCACAAGCTGACGATTGCCGAGGGGCTGACCAGCATTGAAATCGTCGATCTGCTGAGTGACGAGCCGTTGTTGAAAGGCGAGGTCAGGGGCATCCCCAAAGAGGGCACGCTGCTGCCGGAAACATACCACTTCCATCGCGGCGAAACGCGCGCAGAAATCATCAGGCGCATGGGCGATGCCCTCGAAGAGGTTCTGGATGAGTTCTGGGACGGACGGGCCGACGGGTTGCCGTTCGCATCCCCTGAAGAAGCGGTTATTCTGGCGTCCATCGTCGAAAAGGAAACCGCCGTCGAAGCCGAGCGCAGTCTGGTCGCCGGTGTTTTCATCAACAGACTGAAAAAAGGCATGCGCCTGCAATCCGACCCGACGGTGGTATATGGCATTACCAATGGCGCCGGTCCGCTAGGGCGGCCGTTGTCGCGCGCGGATCTGAATGCAAAAACGGCTTACAACACCTATCAGATCGGCGGCATGCCGCCGACGGCGATTGCCAATCCGGGCCGGGCTTCGATCGCGGCTGTTCTAAACCCTGCAACAACCGATGCCCTGTATTTCGTCGCCGACGGCAGCGGTGGGCATGCTTTTGCAGCGACGTTGGAAGAACATAACCGAAATGTCCGGGCGTGGCGCAAGCTGCAACGGGCGAATTGA
- the pdxA gene encoding 4-hydroxythreonine-4-phosphate dehydrogenase PdxA produces the protein MTTQAPSVLTMGEPAGIGGELTLKAWSGFRDRLSPFFTLDSPDRLRKIATANGWNINITEIGTPAEAAAVFADALPVLPLTADAQADAGIPSIQTAKAVLESIERAVAYTSDGQANALITNPIQKETLYDAGFGFPGHTEYLAELVGGGMRPVMMLASPSLRVVPLTVHLPLRDALDQLTTEAIIEQGRLVITALRQDFGIENPRLAVAGLNPHAGENGKLGREDKDIIAPAIQALATPGVELFGPVPPDALFTPRARLRYDAALCMYHDQALIPIKALEFDNAVNVTLGLPIVRTSPDHGTALDIAGKGLADPSSLISALKMASEISASRLAYKAT, from the coding sequence ATGACAACTCAGGCGCCAAGTGTGCTGACGATGGGTGAACCAGCCGGTATTGGCGGTGAGTTGACATTGAAAGCATGGTCGGGATTCCGCGACCGGCTGTCGCCGTTTTTCACCCTTGATAGTCCAGATCGCCTCAGAAAAATCGCCACGGCTAACGGTTGGAACATCAACATTACCGAGATCGGCACGCCGGCCGAGGCAGCCGCTGTATTCGCCGATGCCCTACCCGTCCTGCCGCTTACGGCAGACGCGCAGGCAGATGCTGGCATTCCCAGCATCCAAACCGCGAAAGCCGTTCTGGAATCGATAGAACGCGCCGTTGCATATACCTCAGATGGCCAGGCGAATGCCCTGATCACCAACCCGATCCAGAAGGAAACCCTGTACGATGCCGGTTTCGGTTTTCCCGGCCATACGGAGTATCTGGCGGAACTGGTCGGTGGCGGCATGCGCCCGGTCATGATGCTGGCGTCACCGTCACTCCGCGTCGTGCCGCTTACCGTCCATCTGCCGCTTCGTGACGCACTGGACCAGCTGACGACCGAGGCGATCATTGAACAAGGCAGGCTCGTTATTACCGCCCTGAGGCAGGATTTCGGCATTGAGAATCCCCGCCTCGCCGTGGCCGGGTTGAACCCCCATGCCGGCGAGAACGGCAAACTCGGGCGCGAGGATAAAGACATCATCGCTCCCGCTATTCAGGCGCTGGCCACGCCGGGCGTGGAATTGTTCGGGCCTGTGCCGCCCGATGCCCTGTTCACACCACGCGCCCGGTTACGCTATGACGCTGCGCTTTGCATGTACCACGACCAGGCGCTGATCCCCATCAAGGCGCTGGAATTCGACAATGCAGTCAATGTCACCCTTGGCTTGCCGATTGTCCGCACCTCGCCCGATCACGGCACGGCGCTTGATATCGCCGGCAAAGGCCTGGCCGATCCGTCGAGTTTGATAAGCGCATTGAAGATGGCCTCCGAGATCAGCGCGAGCCGCCTCGCCTACAAAGCAACGTGA
- the fabF gene encoding beta-ketoacyl-ACP synthase II, with product MRRVVITGIGAVTSLGVGAEHNWKNLLESRSGIRGIDRFDVSDLPAKIAGCVQPGDGSGDTFNADDWVPAKDRRRMDDFIIYGLCAAEQAIADSGWEPKTEEDACNTGVLIGSGIGGLPEIARGAIKVDAEKNPRRLSPFFIPASLINLVSGHVSIMHGYKGPNHAVVTACSTGAHAIGDAARLIMWEDADVMVAGGAEAAICRVGIAGFCAARALSTGFNDTPEKASRPYDVDRDGFVMGEGAGVVVLEEYEHAKARGAKIYAEVVGYGMSGDAYHITAPAESGDGAFRCMKAALKRAGMDPSDIDYVNAHGTSTPLGDEIELRAVERLFDGHTQGMSMSSTKSAIGHLLGAAGAVEAIFSILAIRDNVAPPTLNLDNPSVDTPIDLVPKQPRERPIRAALSNSFGFGGTNASLIFREVD from the coding sequence ATGAGACGTGTTGTCATCACCGGGATAGGTGCGGTTACGTCGCTTGGTGTTGGTGCCGAGCATAACTGGAAGAATCTTCTCGAATCCCGCTCGGGTATTCGCGGGATCGACAGGTTTGACGTTTCCGATCTGCCAGCCAAGATTGCCGGGTGCGTTCAGCCGGGCGACGGCAGCGGCGATACCTTTAATGCCGATGACTGGGTTCCGGCCAAGGACCGCCGGCGCATGGATGATTTCATCATCTATGGGTTATGCGCGGCGGAACAGGCCATTGCCGATTCCGGTTGGGAACCGAAGACCGAAGAGGACGCCTGTAATACCGGCGTACTGATCGGCTCCGGCATCGGTGGCCTGCCCGAGATTGCGCGCGGCGCCATCAAGGTCGATGCCGAGAAGAACCCGCGCCGTCTTAGCCCGTTTTTTATTCCGGCCAGCCTGATCAATCTGGTCTCGGGGCATGTTTCCATCATGCACGGCTATAAAGGTCCGAACCATGCCGTGGTCACAGCGTGCTCGACCGGGGCGCATGCCATTGGCGATGCCGCGCGGCTGATCATGTGGGAAGATGCAGATGTGATGGTTGCCGGTGGCGCCGAAGCGGCGATCTGCCGCGTCGGGATTGCCGGCTTCTGTGCCGCCCGCGCACTTTCCACAGGCTTTAACGACACCCCTGAAAAAGCATCGCGTCCGTACGACGTCGACCGTGACGGTTTTGTCATGGGCGAAGGTGCGGGTGTGGTTGTGCTTGAGGAATACGAACACGCCAAGGCGCGCGGCGCGAAGATTTATGCCGAGGTTGTCGGTTACGGCATGTCCGGCGATGCGTATCATATTACCGCACCGGCGGAATCCGGCGATGGTGCGTTTCGTTGCATGAAGGCGGCGCTCAAGCGCGCCGGCATGGACCCGAGCGACATCGATTATGTGAATGCACACGGCACCTCGACGCCGCTTGGCGATGAAATCGAATTGCGTGCGGTCGAACGTCTTTTCGATGGCCATACGCAGGGCATGTCCATGTCCTCGACGAAATCGGCAATCGGACATCTGTTGGGTGCCGCCGGTGCCGTCGAGGCGATTTTCTCTATCCTGGCGATCCGTGACAACGTCGCGCCGCCGACCTTGAACCTCGACAATCCATCGGTGGACACACCGATCGATCTGGTGCCGAAGCAACCCCGTGAGCGGCCGATCCGCGCTGCGCTTTCGAATTCCTTCGGGTTCGGCGGCACGAATGCGTCGCTGATTTTCCGCGAGGTTGATTGA
- the fabD gene encoding ACP S-malonyltransferase yields MSRAFVFPGQGSQAVGMGKELADAFPAAREVFQEIDEALKQKLSALMFGGPEDELTLTENAQPALMAVSMAVMKVLKSEGGIDLVNVADFVAGHSLGEYSALAAAGSFSLADTARLLKTRGQAMQQAVPVGEGAMAALLGLDLEQARDVVAEAAGGDVLATANDNAPGQVVISGKREAVERAVDVAKEKGAKRAMLLQVSAPFHCPMMAPAADVMADALAEVNIDAPQVPLIANVTAAPVEDPAEIRRLLVEQVTGMVRWRESCMTMRGKDVDTLVEVGSGKVLSGLAKRIDRELSASNIGVPADIEAFLGTL; encoded by the coding sequence ATGTCCCGAGCTTTCGTTTTTCCCGGTCAGGGGTCTCAGGCAGTCGGTATGGGCAAGGAACTTGCCGACGCGTTTCCCGCCGCCCGCGAGGTATTTCAAGAAATTGACGAGGCCCTGAAGCAGAAACTCTCGGCCCTGATGTTCGGCGGACCCGAAGACGAACTGACACTGACCGAGAATGCGCAGCCTGCCCTGATGGCGGTCAGTATGGCGGTGATGAAAGTTCTGAAATCCGAAGGCGGTATCGATCTCGTCAATGTCGCCGATTTCGTTGCCGGGCATTCGCTGGGTGAATATTCCGCTCTGGCAGCGGCCGGGTCGTTTTCGCTGGCGGATACGGCACGCCTTCTGAAGACACGCGGCCAGGCGATGCAGCAGGCGGTTCCCGTCGGCGAGGGGGCGATGGCCGCCTTGCTGGGGCTCGACCTCGAGCAGGCCCGTGACGTGGTCGCTGAGGCGGCCGGCGGCGATGTCCTGGCGACGGCGAACGATAACGCCCCCGGGCAGGTCGTCATCAGCGGCAAGCGCGAAGCGGTCGAACGTGCCGTTGACGTGGCCAAGGAAAAGGGCGCCAAGCGCGCCATGCTTTTGCAGGTCAGCGCCCCGTTCCATTGCCCGATGATGGCGCCGGCGGCCGATGTCATGGCCGATGCGCTTGCCGAGGTGAATATCGATGCTCCGCAGGTGCCGCTGATTGCCAACGTCACGGCGGCCCCGGTCGAGGATCCGGCGGAAATCCGCCGCTTGCTGGTCGAACAGGTGACGGGCATGGTGCGCTGGCGCGAAAGCTGTATGACGATGCGCGGAAAAGACGTGGACACGCTTGTCGAAGTTGGCTCGGGCAAGGTGCTTTCCGGTCTGGCCAAGCGAATCGACAGGGAATTATCGGCATCGAATATCGGCGTACCGGCCGATATCGAGGCGTTTTTGGGTACTCTTTGA
- the rsmA gene encoding 16S rRNA (adenine(1518)-N(6)/adenine(1519)-N(6))-dimethyltransferase RsmA yields the protein MSADTDLPPLRDIIKAYGLGAKRSLGQHFLLDANLTDRIARSAGPLEGKHVLEVGPGPGGLTRSILACHPASLCVIERDKRCIDALAGLQSVYPSVMNIVEADAMKTDLAGLSPQPGIIISNLPYNVGTALLIKWLNNLDGIERMVLMFQKEVAERIASQPGTSAYGRLAILTQWLCEARILFNVDKRAFTPPPKVMSAVIELIPRKNKIAEASLPHLERVTQAAFGQRRKMLRSSLKSVGINPADAGINPELRAEQLTIEQFCALSRMLEDQD from the coding sequence ATGAGCGCCGATACCGACCTCCCGCCGCTGCGCGACATTATCAAGGCCTATGGCCTCGGCGCGAAGAGATCACTCGGCCAGCATTTTCTGCTCGATGCCAATCTGACCGACCGCATTGCCCGCAGCGCAGGCCCGCTTGAGGGAAAGCATGTCCTCGAAGTCGGCCCCGGCCCCGGAGGCCTTACCCGTTCCATCCTAGCCTGTCATCCCGCATCGTTGTGTGTGATCGAGCGCGATAAGCGCTGTATCGACGCCCTTGCCGGTCTGCAGTCCGTATATCCGTCCGTCATGAATATCGTCGAAGCGGATGCGATGAAGACGGATCTCGCCGGTCTCTCGCCACAACCCGGCATTATTATCTCGAACCTGCCCTATAACGTCGGGACCGCGCTGTTGATCAAGTGGCTCAACAACCTGGACGGGATCGAGCGGATGGTCCTGATGTTCCAAAAAGAGGTTGCCGAGCGTATCGCTTCACAGCCCGGCACTTCGGCTTATGGACGGCTGGCGATACTGACGCAATGGCTGTGCGAGGCCCGCATCCTTTTCAACGTCGACAAACGCGCCTTTACGCCGCCGCCAAAAGTCATGTCAGCCGTTATCGAACTCATACCCCGTAAAAATAAAATCGCCGAAGCATCGCTCCCCCATCTTGAGCGCGTGACACAGGCGGCATTCGGTCAACGGCGCAAGATGCTGCGCAGCTCACTGAAATCCGTGGGGATCAATCCGGCAGATGCCGGCATCAATCCCGAACTGCGGGCAGAGCAACTGACAATCGAGCAGTTTTGCGCGCTGTCGCGGATGCTTGAAGACCAGGACTAG
- the gmk gene encoding guanylate kinase has protein sequence MLVLSSPSGAGKSTISRALLEKHPDLTMSVSATTRPMRPGEVEGKDYFFVSTEEFENMVAAGELLEHAKVFDNYYGTPRAPVEAALKAGKDVLFDVDWQGTQQLRQNARDDLASIFILPPSVEELERRLYARAQDPVEVVKRRMAKATSEMSHWAEYDYIIVNEDIPHSVSEAEAILSAERLKRERRVGLAEWLRGMGVGQ, from the coding sequence ATGCTTGTGCTGTCCTCACCGTCGGGGGCAGGCAAATCGACGATTTCCCGTGCCCTGCTCGAAAAACACCCGGACCTGACGATGTCCGTGTCGGCGACCACGCGGCCGATGCGTCCGGGCGAGGTCGAGGGAAAGGACTACTTCTTCGTGAGTACGGAAGAATTCGAAAACATGGTCGCTGCCGGCGAACTGCTCGAACATGCGAAGGTCTTTGATAATTATTACGGAACACCGCGCGCCCCGGTCGAGGCGGCATTGAAAGCCGGTAAGGATGTTCTGTTCGATGTCGATTGGCAGGGGACGCAGCAATTGCGCCAGAATGCTCGTGACGACCTTGCCAGCATCTTTATCCTGCCGCCCTCGGTGGAAGAACTGGAACGGCGGTTGTATGCGCGTGCGCAGGATCCAGTCGAGGTCGTGAAGCGCAGAATGGCCAAAGCGACGTCCGAAATGAGCCACTGGGCCGAGTACGATTACATCATCGTCAACGAGGATATCCCGCACAGCGTTTCCGAAGCGGAAGCGATCTTGTCCGCTGAGCGGCTTAAACGCGAGCGCCGTGTCGGACTTGCAGAATGGTTGCGCGGTATGGGCGTCGGCCAGTAA
- a CDS encoding acyl carrier protein, which translates to MSDVADRVKKIVLEHLGVDEDKVVEGASFIDDLGADSLDTVELVMAFEEEFGIEIPDDAAEKILTIKDAVDFIESQSN; encoded by the coding sequence ATGAGTGATGTTGCAGATCGCGTAAAAAAGATCGTTCTTGAGCATCTCGGCGTGGACGAGGACAAAGTCGTCGAAGGCGCCAGCTTCATCGACGATCTGGGCGCTGACAGCCTGGATACCGTTGAATTGGTGATGGCATTCGAGGAAGAATTCGGCATCGAAATTCCGGACGATGCGGCCGAAAAAATCCTGACCATCAAGGACGCGGTCGACTTCATCGAGTCGCAGAGTAACTGA
- the fabG gene encoding 3-oxoacyl-[acyl-carrier-protein] reductase, translating into MFDLTGKRAVVTGASGGIGGAIAKALHTQGASVALSGTRVEALQAVADQLGDRAYVVPADLSSAEGADKLIKDSETAMGGIDILVNNAGLTRDQLAMRMKDEDWQTVLDVNLTAAFRLSRACLRGMMKARAGRIIGITSVVGATGNAGQTNYAASKAGMIGMSKSLAQEVASRGITVNCVAPGFIETAMTDVLSDDIKTKLLAGIPAGRLGNVDDIAAACVYLASDEASYVTGQTLHVNGGMAMI; encoded by the coding sequence ATGTTTGATCTCACAGGCAAGCGGGCAGTGGTTACCGGGGCTTCCGGCGGCATTGGCGGCGCTATTGCCAAGGCTCTGCATACGCAAGGTGCAAGCGTCGCGCTGTCCGGTACGCGCGTTGAAGCATTGCAGGCGGTCGCCGATCAGCTGGGCGATCGCGCCTACGTGGTGCCGGCCGATCTGTCGAGCGCGGAAGGGGCGGACAAACTGATCAAGGATTCCGAAACCGCCATGGGCGGGATCGACATTCTCGTCAACAATGCCGGCCTGACCCGCGACCAGCTGGCGATGCGGATGAAGGACGAAGACTGGCAGACGGTGCTGGATGTCAACCTGACAGCGGCTTTTCGGCTTTCGCGTGCATGCCTGCGTGGCATGATGAAGGCGCGTGCGGGACGTATCATCGGCATCACCTCGGTGGTCGGTGCGACCGGCAATGCCGGGCAGACCAATTATGCAGCAAGCAAGGCCGGCATGATCGGGATGTCGAAATCGCTCGCCCAGGAAGTCGCTTCCAGGGGAATTACGGTGAACTGCGTTGCGCCGGGTTTCATCGAAACCGCGATGACGGATGTGCTGTCCGATGATATTAAAACCAAGCTTCTGGCGGGAATCCCTGCGGGACGGCTGGGGAATGTGGATGACATCGCCGCCGCCTGCGTCTATCTGGCCAGTGACGAAGCCTCTTATGTTACCGGACAGACCTTGCATGTGAACGGCGGCATGGCGATGATATAA
- a CDS encoding YicC/YloC family endoribonuclease, producing the protein MTINSMTGFSRATGTHAAWSWTWELKSVNAKGLDVRLRLPMGFDSFEPPARTLLSKIFDRGNVSVNLMLKQSDTSSGYRINEEHLQTLLSAADRLKTRLPDAAPLSIDGILALRGVIEPIEEDVDEAARAALESMLLKSLDTAAHDLLAVREEEGGRLETVLGAFVRSLSELCAQAQDAAMSQETAIRARMKEQLDAIIEDVSTMDAGRLEQEVALLMTKADIREELDRLGAHIASVRELLEAGGAIGRRLDFLCQELNREANTICSKAHETSLTRIGLDLKATIEQFREQVQNIE; encoded by the coding sequence TTGACAATCAATTCAATGACCGGGTTTTCCCGTGCCACCGGGACACACGCGGCTTGGTCGTGGACGTGGGAACTGAAAAGCGTTAACGCGAAAGGGCTTGATGTCCGCCTGCGTTTACCGATGGGCTTCGACAGTTTTGAACCGCCCGCCCGCACCCTGCTTTCGAAAATTTTCGATCGCGGCAATGTTTCGGTCAATCTAATGCTGAAGCAGTCGGACACATCGTCTGGATATCGCATCAATGAAGAACATTTGCAGACGCTGCTGTCTGCGGCAGACCGCCTGAAAACCCGGTTGCCGGACGCTGCACCCCTCAGCATAGATGGCATTCTTGCCCTTCGCGGCGTTATCGAGCCGATTGAAGAAGATGTCGACGAGGCCGCCCGCGCCGCATTGGAGTCGATGTTGCTGAAATCGTTGGATACGGCCGCCCATGATCTGCTTGCTGTTCGCGAAGAAGAGGGTGGACGTCTGGAAACGGTCCTCGGCGCGTTTGTCAGGTCTCTGAGCGAGCTGTGTGCTCAGGCACAGGATGCGGCGATGTCGCAGGAAACGGCAATCCGTGCCCGCATGAAAGAGCAACTCGACGCGATCATCGAGGATGTTTCCACCATGGATGCAGGACGGCTGGAACAGGAAGTCGCCTTGTTGATGACGAAAGCGGATATCCGCGAGGAACTAGACCGTTTGGGTGCGCACATTGCATCCGTCCGCGAGCTTCTTGAGGCGGGCGGTGCTATCGGCCGCCGTCTTGATTTCCTGTGCCAGGAGTTGAACCGCGAAGCCAATACAATATGCTCGAAAGCGCACGAGACGTCGCTGACGCGCATCGGTCTGGATTTGAAGGCAACCATCGAACAATTCCGTGAGCAGGTGCAGAATATTGAGTGA